Proteins encoded together in one Flavobacteriales bacterium window:
- the metK gene encoding methionine adenosyltransferase, which yields MSYLFTSESVSEGHPDKVADQISDAMLDEFLKHDPNSKVACETFCTTGLVVVGGEISSLGEGKVKVDEVVRRTVKKIGYTKASYKFDSESCGVISALHEQSSDIRQGVVEGQGLHKEQGAGDQGMMFGYATSETENAIPITLKLSHMILQEMAEIRKEGRLMKYLGPDAKSQVTIEYNDRGRPESIHTIVVSTQHDDFDEEEKMLEVIKNDVREIVLKRIIKKLPTTERRLFGRGWKESIILHVNPTGKFVIGGPHGDVGLTGRKIIVDTYGGRGAHGGGAFSGKDSTKVDRSAAYAARHVAKNLVVAGVCDQALVQVAYAIGVADPVSLYVNTYKTAKLWRDGKKMTDGEISAIVARMFDMKPAAIVKRFGLKNPIFSETAAYGHFGRQPEQKEVEVYYEGEGVTRRADKLYKKVETFGWERLDRVDELIKEFELDEVISIPDVYNM from the coding sequence ATGTCATATTTATTTACATCAGAATCAGTTTCGGAGGGCCATCCAGATAAAGTGGCAGATCAAATTTCGGATGCCATGTTGGATGAATTCCTCAAGCACGATCCGAATTCAAAAGTTGCATGCGAAACCTTCTGTACAACAGGTCTTGTCGTAGTGGGAGGAGAGATATCTTCGTTAGGTGAAGGAAAAGTGAAAGTGGATGAAGTGGTTCGTAGAACAGTTAAAAAGATCGGTTACACGAAAGCTTCATATAAGTTCGATTCTGAAAGCTGTGGTGTCATTTCTGCTCTTCATGAACAATCGAGCGATATTCGTCAGGGAGTAGTTGAAGGTCAAGGATTGCACAAAGAGCAAGGCGCTGGTGATCAGGGAATGATGTTCGGTTATGCAACTAGCGAAACCGAAAATGCCATTCCGATCACCTTGAAATTGTCGCATATGATCTTGCAGGAAATGGCAGAGATCCGTAAGGAAGGACGGTTGATGAAGTATCTAGGTCCAGATGCTAAATCGCAAGTTACAATTGAATACAACGATAGAGGAAGGCCTGAGTCTATCCACACTATTGTTGTGTCCACTCAGCACGATGACTTTGATGAAGAGGAAAAAATGCTCGAAGTCATTAAAAATGATGTTCGAGAAATCGTTCTTAAACGAATAATAAAGAAACTTCCAACAACAGAAAGACGCTTGTTTGGTCGCGGATGGAAAGAAAGCATCATTCTTCACGTTAATCCGACCGGCAAATTTGTAATTGGCGGACCACACGGTGATGTTGGTCTTACTGGAAGAAAAATCATTGTAGATACTTATGGAGGACGTGGCGCACACGGTGGTGGCGCGTTTTCTGGAAAGGATTCAACAAAAGTCGACAGAAGTGCGGCTTACGCTGCCCGTCACGTGGCCAAGAATCTTGTTGTAGCAGGTGTTTGCGACCAAGCCTTGGTTCAAGTTGCTTATGCCATTGGAGTTGCTGATCCGGTTAGTCTTTATGTCAACACGTATAAGACTGCTAAACTGTGGAGAGATGGAAAGAAAATGACTGATGGTGAAATTTCAGCGATTGTAGCTAGAATGTTTGATATGAAGCCAGCAGCTATTGTTAAACGATTTGGTCTTAAGAACCCAATATTCTCTGAAACCGCAGCTTACGGACACTTTGGTCGTCAGCCAGAGCAAAAAGAAGTTGAAGTCTATTACGAAGGTGAAGGCGTTACAAGAAGAGCTGATAAGCTTTACAAAAAGGTGGAAACCTTTGGTTGGGAACGACTTGACCGAGTGGACGAATTGATCAAAGAATTTGAACTGGATGAGGTGATTTCAATTCCAGACGTCTATAACATGTAA
- the gldA gene encoding gliding motility-associated ABC transporter ATP-binding subunit GldA: MSIKVEHVTKIYGTQKALDDVSFEVKKGEVLGFLGPNGAGKSTMMKIISCFIPPTSGKVTVGGYDILDDSMAVRQMVGYLPESNPLYYDMYVKEYLEFVASLYDAGKNRKEQVKKMIELTGLGREQHKQIGQLSKGYKQRVGIAQALIHDPEVLILDEPTSGLDPNQLVDVRELIRNLGREKTVMFSSHIMQEVEAVSDRIIIIDKGKLMTDRTMKDSLSHTSLQSVIVEFDGEVSLERLKQIEFVLQCEIMENRTYKVVADYQGDLRKLISEFARENNLLVLTLKLEDENLEGVFRKFTN, from the coding sequence ATGTCGATTAAAGTAGAACACGTAACGAAGATCTATGGTACTCAGAAAGCACTCGATGATGTGTCTTTTGAAGTGAAGAAAGGGGAAGTTTTGGGTTTCTTAGGGCCTAACGGTGCTGGAAAATCAACGATGATGAAGATCATATCGTGTTTTATCCCTCCAACATCAGGAAAAGTCACGGTCGGTGGTTACGATATCCTTGATGATTCCATGGCCGTACGACAAATGGTCGGTTACCTGCCAGAAAGCAATCCGCTTTACTATGATATGTATGTGAAGGAATACCTGGAATTTGTGGCTTCGCTCTATGATGCAGGAAAAAATAGAAAGGAACAGGTGAAGAAGATGATAGAGCTTACTGGGCTTGGCCGCGAACAACACAAGCAGATCGGACAACTTTCTAAAGGATATAAGCAACGAGTTGGGATTGCACAGGCGCTTATTCATGATCCAGAGGTGCTCATTTTAGATGAACCGACATCGGGTTTGGACCCCAATCAGTTGGTAGATGTCCGCGAATTGATCAGGAACTTAGGAAGGGAAAAGACGGTTATGTTTTCATCGCACATCATGCAGGAAGTTGAGGCGGTCTCCGATCGTATCATCATCATTGATAAAGGGAAATTGATGACAGATAGAACCATGAAGGATTCGCTGTCGCATACATCACTTCAATCAGTGATTGTGGAGTTTGACGGAGAAGTTTCGCTTGAGCGTCTGAAGCAAATTGAATTCGTGCTTCAATGCGAAATAATGGAGAATCGAACCTATAAGGTTGTTGCAGATTACCAAGGAGACCTTCGTAAGTTGATTTCGGAATTTGCTAGAGAGAACAACCTATTGGTGCTTACACTTAAACTGGAAGACGAAAATCTTGAAGGCGTTTTCCGAAAATTCACAAATTAA
- the rsgA gene encoding ribosome small subunit-dependent GTPase A, translating to MKGTVIRSTGSWSTVMLADKRSVECRLRGQYRIKGLRTTSPISVGDKVEIELEEDAETGVINTIFERENYIIRKSVNLSKQAHIIASNVDQMLIIATVHHPRTSFGFIDRLLCTAEAYNIRAAVLINKIDLNDTGKSINLQEEYENCYRSIGYPVFLASALDGTGMDQLKTWMSGKVTLVSGHSGVGKSTLINSLVPDLNLRTSEISEMHSKGTHTTTFAEMFPLVGDGYIIDTPGIKEFGMIDMQPSELSHFFPEIFSASAKCKFHNCQHVNEPGCNVRAAVESNAIPSSRYSNYISILESIQ from the coding sequence ATTAAAGGCACCGTTATCAGAAGCACCGGAAGTTGGAGCACAGTGATGCTTGCAGATAAGCGCTCGGTGGAATGTCGGTTGCGTGGTCAATACCGTATCAAAGGTTTGCGCACCACAAGCCCCATTTCTGTAGGCGATAAAGTGGAGATTGAGTTGGAAGAGGACGCGGAAACTGGTGTTATCAATACCATTTTCGAACGTGAGAATTACATCATCCGTAAGTCTGTGAATCTGAGTAAGCAAGCGCATATTATCGCTTCGAACGTAGATCAGATGCTGATCATTGCCACGGTCCATCATCCTCGCACATCTTTTGGTTTCATTGATCGATTACTGTGTACGGCTGAAGCTTACAACATCCGCGCTGCGGTATTGATCAATAAGATTGACCTGAACGACACAGGAAAATCCATCAACCTACAAGAAGAATACGAAAACTGCTACCGTTCCATCGGTTATCCTGTTTTCCTTGCCTCGGCACTGGATGGAACAGGAATGGATCAATTAAAAACGTGGATGAGCGGAAAGGTGACACTCGTTTCGGGACACTCAGGAGTTGGAAAAAGCACTTTGATCAATAGTTTGGTTCCAGATCTGAATCTCAGAACTTCCGAAATCTCTGAAATGCACAGCAAAGGAACCCACACTACCACCTTTGCCGAAATGTTTCCGTTGGTCGGTGATGGCTACATCATTGACACGCCAGGCATTAAGGAATTTGGAATGATTGATATGCAGCCTTCCGAACTATCGCACTTCTTTCCTGAGATATTCAGCGCCTCGGCCAAGTGCAAATTCCACAATTGTCAGCATGTGAATGAGCCAGGATGCAACGTTCGCGCAGCGGTGGAATCAAATGCCATCCCAAGCAGTCGGTATTCCAACTATATTAGCATACTCGAGAGCATTCAATGA